The following DNA comes from bacterium.
TTCCTCGCCGGCCAATTGGAGGAGTGCAATCTCACGTTGCGCGACTTGCATCGGATCGAACAGGCGTTCCTTAAGATCCTGCTGGGAGTGTTCCACCAGCGGATCGACTACCCCTCGGCGGCGGATTCGCTGGAGGACGAGGCGGACAACAGCGACGTTGCGCCCACGCGCGACGCACTGCAAACCCGGCCGACGGGCCGCCCCTCGTAGAACTGGCATGGCGTCTCCCTCGGCCAACCCCACCGCCACCCGTCGCGCCCGGAAGACGTCCGGGCGGACCGTTCGTGTGCATCTGGTGCGGGACTTCCACGGGGCGCGTTTGCCGGTGGCGCGAATGCGCGCGGCGCTGGAGTCCATCATCCGTCGCGAGCATGGCGGGGGCACGGTGCAGGTGATCGTGGTCGATGATACGGTCATGCGCCGGCTTAACCGCCGGTTCCGGGGCAGGGACCAGACGACCGACGTGCTCTCCTTCCCGCTCGGCGGCCGGATGCCTGGTATGGACGGTGACCATCTGATCGGTGAGATCTACTGCAATTACGCGCACTGCCGGCGCTGGGCCGCGGAGCACGGCGGCACGATCGCCGATGAGGTTCTGCGACTGGCGGTGCACG
Coding sequences within:
- the ybeY gene encoding rRNA maturation RNase YbeY — encoded protein: MASPSANPTATRRARKTSGRTVRVHLVRDFHGARLPVARMRAALESIIRREHGGGTVQVIVVDDTVMRRLNRRFRGRDQTTDVLSFPLGGRMPGMDGDHLIGEIYCNYAHCRRWAAEHGGTIADEVLRLAVHGCLHLFGYDHHTPADNARMRRAEDRCLLAVGLIGARTAGESGRDA